In Chitinispirillum alkaliphilum, the genomic window TTATTTTATTTATCCGAATAATGGGCAATTAATAGGTCTTGAAAATAGAGCTGATAATCCAGATATTCGGCCATTACGGAATGTTTCCAAAGGGAGTCATTTGCGTGAGGATGCTGCTAATTGTTTTTACCCAATATACATAAAGGATCGTAAAATAGTTGGTTTTGGAGATGTGTGTCAGGATGATTTTCATCCAAATAACAGGAACATTGAAAGAAATGACGGAATCATTGAGGTTTATCCTATTGGTACAAATGGGGAAGAGAGGAAATGGGTTTTTGCTAGGCAATCCGTTAATACTATATTCGATGAATTAGAACCTGTTTTAGATAAAAAAACAAAAATTTGGGATATAATCAGAAAGAAAACAAAGTTTAATTACAAAACAGTATGGACCAGTAGTAAATATTCTGCAAACTCTTATGGTAGCAGAATACTGAATGAAATAATGGGAAGTATGACATTCTCTTATCCTAAATCAATACACACCGTCAAGGACTGTATAAATGCTTCTTTAAATAATTCAAATCGTGGCATAATTCTCGACTACTTCGCTGGTTCCGGCACCACCGCCCACGCAGTAATCTCCCTCAACCGCCAGGACGATGGCAAACGTAAATACATCCTCGTAGAGCAGGGAGAATATTTCGACACGGTTCTAAAACCCCGAATCCAAAAGATTGTCTATTCCGCAGACTGGAAAGAGGGAAAACCCACTACACCACAAACTGGTATCTCCCATGCATTCAAAGTTATAAAACTGGAGTCTTATGAAGATACCCTCAATAACCTTGAACTCAAACGTTCTGATAACCAACAAAACCTTCTCAATGATCTTCCGGAGTCGGCGCAGAAAGATTACCTCCTTCGCTACATGCTCGATATAGAATCCCGCGGGTCACTCCTTTCTGTAGACTCTTTCAAAAAACCTTTCGATTTCAAACTCAAAGTTTCTGTCGATTCCGCAGGCGCATCAGAAGAGCGTGCAGTCGATCTTGTGGAGACATTTAATTACCTTATCGGCTTACGGGTAAAATCTATTCATGCCCAGTATGAAAAAGGTCGGGTTGTTGTAGAAGGCACACTTCCCAATGGTGAAAAAGCTCTTATACTTTGGCGTGATTGTGAAACTGTTGACTACGAAGAGCTTAACCGTTTCTGTGAATCGCGCGACATAAATCCAAGAGACACCGAGTTTGATGTAGTGTATATAAACGGAGATCATAATATCCCCAATGTTCTTCAGAGTACAGAAGCTGAAGGAGGGATCACCAAAACCTTAAAGCTGCGTCAGATTGAACCGGAATTTTTGAGTCGCATGTTTGGTGAGGCGGTTTAGAGTGGAGAGCTTTAAGGGTCTTATTAAACTCATCTCTGCAGCTCACTGCGAACTGCAAATACAGGCAATTAAGGCTGTAAACACAGGCCTTACACTCAGAAATGCACTTATTGGTTTTCATATAGATCAATATCAGCTGCAGGGAAGCGACCGTGCCCGATATGGCGAATCACTTTTTGAGAAATTATCGATTGAACTTCAGTCCAGGAAAATTCCAAACTGCAGTCGCCGCCAATTGTACCGTTATCTTGAGTTCTACCGGACATATCCCACAATTGTGGGGACGCTGTCCGCACAATTTCCAAACATAGCCCTTAACCATGCTGGAGTATCAAAAGTGGGGACAGTGTCCCCACTATCTTTAGATCCGCACCTACTGGTTAATAAGCTCTCCTACAGCCATTTTGAAGAGTTATTGGATTGCAAAGAAGAAACAAAACGGATATTCTATGAAGTAGAATGCATCAGAGGAAACTGGAGTGTACGAGAGCTCAAGCGCCAGATTGGAAGTTTGTATTACGAACGCAGTGGGTTATCTAAGGATCACCAGGCACTGAAAAAACTTGTTAAACTAAAGGCTGGAGAGCACAACCCAATTCATCAGATACGCGATCCATATTTATTTGAGTTTGTCGGATTACAGGCAAAAGAGGTATTCACTGAAGATAAACTTGAACAAGCACTCGTGGATAAACTCCAGGATTTCCTTCTGGAGCTGGGGCATGGGTTCTGTTTTGAAGCGAGACAGAAGAAAATATTGATTGGTGGTGAGATCTTCTTTATAGATCTTGTTTTTTATCACCGTATTTTGAAATGCAATATTCTGATCGAACTAAAAAATGATCTTTTTCGACATGAGTATCTCGGACAATTGAATACCTATGTGAATTATTACAAAGAAAACCAGATGACAGCCGGTGATAATTTGCCAATTGGGTTGCTATTGTGTACAAAGAAAAATGAAGAGCTGGTTGAATATGCACTTGCAGGGATGAGCAATAAACTGTTTGTGTCCCGTTATCAGGTGGAACTTCCTCAAAAAGAAAAAATCAGGAAGTTTCTGCACACAGCAATCAAGGATCTCGGAGAATAAATGAAAAGAAAAAGAAGTTTCCATCAGGACCTTACTCTTAACCGTTGGGTTTATCGTTTTTTCAAAGGTGGTAACCTTGCAGGCCTAAAAAGCCGACTCGGTGATGATGCTTTTGAGGGTATTGATCAGGACGGGCAGACAACGTTCTTCCATCAGCTTAACCATACACTCATTGAAGTTGATAGGTTGCCAATGGAAGATCTGCGCAGGT contains:
- a CDS encoding Type III restriction-modification system methylation subunit, translating into MREDAANCFYPIYIKDRKIVGFGDVCQDDFHPNNRNIERNDGIIEVYPIGTNGEERKWVFARQSVNTIFDELEPVLDKKTKIWDIIRKKTKFNYKTVWTSSKYSANSYGSRILNEIMGSMTFSYPKSIHTVKDCINASLNNSNRGIILDYFAGSGTTAHAVISLNRQDDGKRKYILVEQGEYFDTVLKPRIQKIVYSADWKEGKPTTPQTGISHAFKVIKLESYEDTLNNLELKRSDNQQNLLNDLPESAQKDYLLRYMLDIESRGSLLSVDSFKKPFDFKLKVSVDSAGASEERAVDLVETFNYLIGLRVKSIHAQYEKGRVVVEGTLPNGEKALILWRDCETVDYEELNRFCESRDINPRDTEFDVVYINGDHNIPNVLQSTEAEGGITKTLKLRQIEPEFLSRMFGEAV